A genomic region of Deltaproteobacteria bacterium contains the following coding sequences:
- a CDS encoding trypsin-like serine protease → MSRRRKIGRVVLACMVASVLGAGASACGEGASPVGSRGSAVTNGTLDSANRFSNVGAMVVEFPAGSGDFMPICTGTLIAPNVFLTASHCTIVADMYQLPVFVTFTPAFAPDSPRIAGTQHTHPAFGVPGNDDPHDIAVITLAQDATAVYPGIVPAALPTANQFHKLFGGAGQKNDPFTAVGYGVFDRTVGHGQPTMEFDGARRVAVSTFNAINKAWLRLSQNASTGNGGTCYGDSGGPNFLGADATLTNVVAGLTVTGDTACRSTNVIYRLDTPAARDFLAPFVALP, encoded by the coding sequence ATGTCTCGTCGTCGAAAGATTGGTCGTGTCGTGCTCGCGTGCATGGTCGCATCGGTGCTGGGGGCGGGCGCGTCGGCCTGCGGCGAAGGGGCCTCGCCGGTCGGAAGCCGTGGCTCGGCTGTCACCAACGGAACGCTGGATAGCGCGAACCGCTTCTCGAACGTGGGAGCCATGGTGGTGGAGTTCCCCGCCGGCAGCGGCGACTTCATGCCCATCTGCACGGGCACGCTCATCGCCCCCAACGTCTTTCTGACGGCCTCGCACTGCACAATCGTGGCCGACATGTATCAACTCCCGGTCTTCGTGACCTTCACGCCCGCGTTCGCTCCCGACTCGCCCCGCATCGCGGGGACGCAGCACACGCATCCGGCCTTCGGGGTGCCGGGGAACGATGATCCCCACGACATCGCGGTGATCACGCTGGCGCAGGACGCGACGGCCGTGTATCCCGGCATCGTCCCGGCAGCGCTCCCCACGGCGAATCAGTTCCACAAGCTCTTCGGCGGCGCGGGCCAGAAGAACGACCCGTTCACGGCCGTGGGATACGGCGTCTTCGACCGGACCGTCGGCCACGGGCAGCCCACGATGGAGTTCGACGGCGCGCGCCGCGTCGCCGTGTCCACCTTCAACGCGATCAACAAAGCGTGGCTGCGCCTCTCGCAGAACGCCTCCACGGGCAACGGCGGCACCTGCTACGGAGATTCGGGCGGCCCCAACTTTCTCGGCGCCGACGCCACGCTGACGAACGTCGTGGCCGGCCTGACGGTCACGGGAGACACGGCGTGTCGGTCCACGAACGTGATCTACCGACTGGACACGCCGGCCGCGCGCGACTTCCTCGCGCCGTTCGTCGCCCTGCCCTGA
- a CDS encoding OPT/YSL family transporter, producing MALKHLDEQQIRDWTLEQKDRWWLENVYKGNMPQLTLRSALTGMLLGGVLSLTNLYVGAKTGWTLGVGITSVILAFAMWKVLARVGLGQEFTLLENNCMQSIATAAGYMTAPLISSVGAYLMVTKKTLPFFTVYLWIIALAVLGVLFAFPLKRRFINDEQHPFPEGRAAGVVMDALHEGDPKDGVFKAKILAIGAGLAALVQVFHSDAIVNRLKLGFLHLPHYLDNWVYRLASPRIMGVELRELTIRLDSDITMMAAGGLMGIRTGVSLMIGAVVNYFILAPWMISRGDIVGTVKDGVTHYGFKPITMWCLWFGVAMMTASSLYAFFSKPKLLVSAFRGMLKRRDGAAQNDALKDIELPMKVFVIGIPLVGGLVVVLANYFFGVSFWLGALAVPLVFVFTLIAANSTALTAITPTGALGKLTQLTYGILAPGNVTTNLMTAGITGEVAGNASNLLMDIKPGYMLGGKPRQQAIGHVLGIIAGATAAVPIFYLVFLHKGPENLVSADYPMPGVTIWKAVAEALTAGLDRLPLTARWAALAGVCIGLLLEVLKHVTKGRFWLSGVGLGLAAVIPFNTCLAMFLGSFIFWLAERLSRRENTLLHRVLVRNQEPTAAGVIAGGALMGIVVILLETFVLS from the coding sequence ATGGCCCTGAAGCACCTCGACGAGCAGCAGATCCGCGACTGGACCCTCGAGCAGAAGGACCGCTGGTGGCTCGAGAACGTCTACAAGGGCAACATGCCGCAGCTCACGCTGCGCTCGGCGCTGACCGGCATGCTTCTCGGCGGCGTGCTCTCCCTCACCAACCTCTACGTCGGGGCCAAGACCGGCTGGACCCTCGGCGTGGGGATCACCTCGGTGATCCTGGCCTTCGCCATGTGGAAGGTGCTCGCCCGCGTCGGGCTCGGGCAGGAGTTCACCCTCCTCGAGAACAACTGCATGCAGTCCATCGCCACCGCGGCGGGCTACATGACGGCCCCGCTCATCTCCAGCGTCGGCGCGTATCTGATGGTGACCAAGAAGACGCTCCCCTTCTTCACGGTCTACCTCTGGATCATCGCGCTGGCGGTCCTCGGCGTGCTCTTCGCCTTTCCGCTGAAGCGGCGCTTCATCAACGACGAGCAGCACCCCTTTCCCGAAGGGCGCGCCGCCGGGGTGGTGATGGACGCGCTCCACGAGGGCGATCCGAAGGACGGCGTCTTCAAGGCCAAGATCCTGGCCATCGGCGCGGGGCTCGCGGCGCTGGTGCAGGTCTTCCACAGCGACGCGATCGTGAATCGCCTGAAGCTCGGGTTTCTGCACCTGCCGCACTACCTCGACAACTGGGTCTACCGGCTCGCCTCGCCCCGCATCATGGGCGTGGAGCTCCGCGAGCTCACGATTCGCCTGGATTCCGACATCACGATGATGGCCGCGGGCGGCCTGATGGGGATCCGCACCGGCGTGTCGCTCATGATCGGGGCCGTGGTGAACTACTTCATCCTCGCCCCCTGGATGATCTCGCGCGGGGACATCGTGGGCACGGTGAAGGACGGCGTGACCCACTACGGCTTCAAGCCCATCACCATGTGGTGCCTCTGGTTCGGCGTGGCGATGATGACCGCCTCGTCCCTCTACGCCTTCTTCTCCAAGCCGAAGCTCCTCGTTTCGGCCTTCAGGGGGATGCTCAAGCGGCGGGACGGCGCCGCGCAGAACGACGCGCTGAAGGACATCGAGCTGCCGATGAAGGTCTTCGTGATCGGCATCCCGCTGGTCGGTGGCCTGGTGGTGGTGCTGGCCAACTACTTCTTCGGCGTCTCGTTCTGGCTCGGCGCGCTGGCCGTGCCGCTGGTCTTCGTCTTCACCCTCATCGCGGCCAACTCCACCGCGCTCACCGCCATCACCCCGACCGGAGCGCTCGGCAAGTTGACCCAGCTCACCTACGGCATCCTGGCCCCCGGGAACGTGACCACCAACCTCATGACGGCGGGGATCACGGGCGAGGTGGCGGGAAACGCCTCGAACCTGCTCATGGACATCAAGCCGGGCTACATGCTGGGCGGAAAGCCGCGCCAGCAGGCCATCGGCCACGTGCTCGGCATCATCGCCGGCGCGACGGCGGCGGTGCCGATCTTCTATCTCGTCTTCCTGCACAAGGGTCCGGAGAACCTGGTCTCGGCCGACTACCCGATGCCGGGCGTGACCATCTGGAAGGCCGTGGCCGAGGCGTTGACCGCGGGGCTCGACCGCCTACCCCTGACGGCGCGCTGGGCGGCGCTGGCCGGGGTGTGCATCGGGCTGCTCCTCGAGGTGCTCAAGCACGTCACGAAGGGCCGGTTCTGGCTCTCCGGGGTGGGCCTCGGCCTGGCGGCGGTGATCCCCTTCAACACCTGTCTGGCCATGTTTCTGGGCTCGTTCATCTTCTGGCTGGCCGAGAGGCTCAGCCGGCGGGAGAACACCCTGCTGCATCGGGTGCTGGTGCGAAACCAGGAGCCCACCGCGGCGGGGGTCATCGCGGGCGGAGCGCTGATGGGGATCGTGGTGATCCTGCTCGAGACCTTCGTCCTGTCGTAG
- a CDS encoding ATP synthase F0 subunit C has product MVSRNLKFALSMLSGLFVMLIGAVAFAQEHGGAGDNEFTMKAWIGLACGLGIGIAAFGGALGQGRTASAALDGIARNPGASGKIFTPMILGLALIESLVIYSLIISILLMGKI; this is encoded by the coding sequence ATGGTAAGCCGGAATCTCAAATTTGCGTTGTCCATGCTGTCAGGCCTGTTCGTGATGCTCATCGGCGCCGTGGCGTTCGCCCAGGAGCACGGCGGAGCCGGTGACAACGAATTCACCATGAAGGCCTGGATCGGCCTGGCCTGCGGCCTGGGCATCGGCATCGCGGCCTTCGGAGGCGCGCTCGGACAGGGGCGCACCGCATCGGCCGCCCTGGACGGCATCGCCCGGAACCCCGGCGCGTCGGGCAAGATCTTCACCCCGATGATCCTCGGCCTGGCCCTCATCGAGTCGCTGGTCATCTACTCCTTGATCATCTCCATCCTGCTCATGGGCAAGATCTAG
- the atpB gene encoding F0F1 ATP synthase subunit A has protein sequence MGEHSTWFHLLPGYTNFEQWASHYFKRTWRWEMFQDTHFTMVHVVISGLVVVLLVLGAIAYRRKVAASNASRLVPEATLGTRNVFELVLEATLGIAEGVMGRHKAEKFLPLIGTLVFFILFNNLIGLVPGFIPATDTLKTNIALSGLVFLLTHAYGVREHGLAYFKHFLGPVWWLAPLMLPIELVSHVARPASLALRLMGNMFADHKVLGTFFVLVPILVPLPFYLLGIMVCIVQTLVFTLLTMVYIDMAVAHEEH, from the coding sequence ATGGGTGAACATAGCACCTGGTTCCACCTGCTGCCGGGCTACACCAACTTCGAGCAGTGGGCGTCCCACTACTTCAAGCGCACCTGGCGCTGGGAGATGTTCCAGGACACCCACTTCACGATGGTCCACGTCGTCATCTCGGGCCTCGTCGTGGTGCTGCTCGTCCTCGGGGCGATCGCCTATCGCAGAAAGGTCGCCGCCAGCAACGCGAGTCGGCTGGTCCCAGAGGCGACGCTCGGCACGCGCAACGTGTTCGAGCTGGTGCTCGAAGCCACGCTGGGTATCGCCGAGGGGGTGATGGGCCGCCACAAGGCCGAGAAGTTCCTGCCCCTCATCGGCACGCTGGTCTTCTTCATCCTCTTCAACAACTTGATCGGTCTCGTACCGGGCTTCATCCCGGCCACCGACACGCTCAAGACCAACATTGCCCTCTCGGGGCTGGTCTTCCTCCTGACCCACGCCTACGGCGTGCGCGAGCACGGGCTGGCCTACTTCAAGCACTTCCTCGGCCCGGTGTGGTGGCTGGCGCCGCTCATGCTTCCCATCGAGCTCGTCAGCCACGTGGCGCGACCGGCCTCGCTGGCGCTGCGCCTCATGGGCAACATGTTCGCGGACCACAAGGTGCTCGGCACGTTCTTCGTGCTCGTGCCGATCCTGGTCCCCCTCCCCTTCTACCTGCTCGGAATCATGGTCTGCATCGTGCAGACCTTGGTCTTCACGCTACTCACGATGGTGTACATCGATATGGCCGTGGCCCACGAGGAGCACTAG
- a CDS encoding ATP synthase subunit I — protein sequence MPHLSFIERLSLLLVVLATLVCLVAGHRPMSLGAGVGGLLAVANFFALRRLMLGIVRSNHPPRQIVLTLLLLVKIGVLGGAIYLVMTRLPVDPKGMLLGVSVVVLSIFVEGFRTVLRGAAAQSE from the coding sequence ATGCCCCACCTGTCCTTCATCGAGCGATTGAGCCTCCTGCTCGTGGTTTTGGCCACGCTCGTCTGCCTCGTCGCGGGCCACCGCCCGATGAGCCTTGGCGCCGGCGTGGGCGGGCTCCTCGCAGTGGCCAACTTCTTCGCCCTGCGGCGGCTCATGCTGGGCATCGTGCGTAGCAACCATCCGCCGCGGCAGATCGTGCTCACGCTGCTCTTGCTGGTGAAGATCGGGGTGCTCGGCGGCGCGATCTACCTCGTCATGACGCGGCTGCCCGTAGACCCGAAGGGGATGCTGCTCGGCGTGTCGGTCGTGGTGCTGTCCATCTTCGTCGAAGGCTTCCGGACCGTCCTGCGCGGCGCCGCGGCCCAATCCGAGTGA
- a CDS encoding AtpZ/AtpI family protein, which yields MWRAALRYSAVGLEMGVAVLVGYGAGWWLDKKFGTKPYLSLVMLLVGIAAGFLALIRVAKEVGREEERSKQDGTKPPEAPRDDGDAKR from the coding sequence ATGTGGCGCGCCGCACTGCGCTATAGCGCGGTGGGGCTGGAGATGGGGGTGGCGGTTCTGGTCGGGTACGGCGCGGGCTGGTGGCTGGACAAGAAGTTCGGCACCAAGCCCTACCTCAGCTTGGTGATGTTGCTCGTAGGGATCGCGGCGGGGTTTCTGGCTCTCATCCGGGTGGCGAAGGAGGTCGGGCGGGAGGAGGAGAGGTCGAAACAGGACGGAACGAAGCCCCCCGAGGCCCCGCGAGACGACGGAGACGCGAAGCGCTGA
- the hemL gene encoding glutamate-1-semialdehyde 2,1-aminomutase: protein MSLKRTASEALMRRAQKVIPGGVNSPVRAFRAVGGTPLFIERGKGSRIWDADGNEFIDYVCSWGPLILGHAPEPILAAIRTACELGTSFGASTEREVEFAELIARLVPSMERVRLVNSGTEATMSALRLARGFTGRDRIVKVAGGYHGHADCLLVRAGSGAETLGIPDSAGVPAAVAQDTLVVPYNDLSAARELFAAQEGRIAALIIEPVAGNMGVVPPGPGYLEGLRELTRAAGTVLIFDEVITGLRLGLGGAQARFGVTPDLTCLGKIIGGGLPVGAYGGRAELMDRVAPSGPVYQAGTLSGNPLAVAAGLAMLRTLESEAPYARLEERTLRLTDALLAEARAAGAPCCINRVGSMFTAFCCEGPVTDLATAQKSDTARYGQLHGHLLARGIYVAPAQYEAAFLSTAHTDADLDRTVAAYREALRA from the coding sequence ATGAGCTTGAAGCGAACCGCGTCCGAAGCGCTCATGCGGCGCGCGCAGAAGGTGATCCCCGGCGGAGTCAACAGCCCCGTGCGCGCGTTCCGCGCCGTCGGGGGGACGCCGCTCTTCATCGAGCGCGGCAAGGGATCCCGCATCTGGGACGCCGACGGTAACGAGTTCATCGACTACGTCTGCTCGTGGGGGCCGCTCATCCTCGGGCACGCGCCGGAGCCGATCCTGGCGGCGATTCGCACGGCGTGCGAGCTCGGCACGAGCTTCGGGGCGTCTACCGAGCGGGAGGTCGAGTTCGCCGAGCTGATCGCGCGCCTCGTGCCGTCGATGGAGCGCGTGCGGCTGGTGAATAGCGGCACCGAGGCCACGATGAGCGCGCTCAGGCTGGCGCGCGGCTTCACCGGCCGGGACCGCATCGTGAAGGTGGCGGGGGGCTATCACGGGCACGCGGACTGCTTGCTCGTGCGCGCGGGCTCGGGGGCCGAGACGCTCGGCATCCCCGATTCGGCGGGAGTGCCGGCCGCGGTGGCGCAGGACACGCTCGTGGTCCCCTACAACGACCTCTCGGCGGCGCGTGAGCTCTTCGCCGCGCAGGAGGGGCGCATCGCGGCGCTCATCATCGAGCCGGTGGCCGGGAACATGGGGGTCGTGCCGCCGGGGCCAGGGTATCTCGAAGGGCTGCGCGAGCTGACGCGCGCGGCGGGGACAGTGCTGATCTTCGACGAGGTGATCACCGGGCTCCGGCTCGGCCTCGGAGGCGCGCAGGCCCGCTTCGGCGTCACGCCGGACCTCACCTGCCTCGGCAAGATCATCGGCGGCGGGCTTCCGGTCGGCGCCTACGGCGGGCGGGCCGAGCTGATGGACCGCGTGGCTCCGTCGGGGCCGGTCTATCAGGCGGGGACCCTCTCGGGCAATCCGCTGGCCGTGGCCGCCGGGCTCGCGATGCTGCGTACCCTGGAGAGCGAGGCGCCGTACGCGCGTCTGGAGGAGCGGACCCTGCGCCTCACCGACGCGCTGCTGGCCGAGGCCCGCGCCGCGGGCGCCCCCTGCTGCATCAACCGGGTGGGCTCCATGTTCACCGCCTTCTGCTGCGAGGGCCCGGTCACGGACCTCGCCACGGCGCAGAAGAGCGACACGGCCCGCTACGGCCAGCTCCACGGGCACCTGCTGGCCCGGGGGATCTACGTCGCCCCGGCACAGTACGAGGCCGCCTTCCTCTCGACCGCCCACACCGACGCGGACCTGGACCGCACGGTCGCGGCCTACCGCGAAGCGCTCCGGGCGTAG
- the gyrA gene encoding DNA gyrase subunit A — protein MTETHGLTIHTSIEQEMRSSFMDYAMSVIISRALPNVRDGLKPVHRRILYAMHQLRNFHNQPYKKSARVVGDVIGKYHPHGDAAVYDALVRMAQDFSLRYPLVDGQGNFGSIDGDPPAAMRYTEIRMARIGAEMLADIEMETVDWQPNYDDKELEPVILPARIPNLLVNGAQGIAVGMATNIPPHNLNEIVEATVALIRNPRITTAELLQLVPGPDFPTSAFIYGRAGILSAYETGRGQICMRARTEVEEHPKSKRQAIIVSELPYQVNKARLMEKIAELVKEKRIDGISDLRDESDRDGIRVVVELKRDAVPEVVLNQLYKQTPLQETFGVNMVAIVDGRPALLSLKELLRQFVDHRRDVVTRRTVYQLREAEKRAHILEGLRIALDNLDEVIELIRRASSPAEAKSGLIERFALSEVQAQAILDMRLQRLTGLEREKILEELREVLAQIAYLQDLLADTAKLMEVVVTELQEIKEKYGDARRTEIVDASGEINLEDMIAEEATVVTVTHSGYIKRNPINDYRAQKRGGKGVTGMATRDEDFVRELFVANTHDLILMFTNQGRVYYKKVYEIPEAGRAARGKAIVNLLELKDGENVQQMLAVKEIREGLFVVMATRRGLIKKTDLLEFSNIRTTGIIAIELEEGDELTDVKLSDGTKHILINTRQGMCIRFPEEQVRPMGRATRGVRGITLREDDAMVGMAVLDSDSQASVVTVCENGYGKRTAAAEFGEQNRGGIGLIAIKTTERNGLVVGSKVVEGDDELMMITGAGKVIRMRVKDISVIGRNTQGVRLIRLDESERVVSVERLAETEELGEEPGSGEGDNGRGSSPSREVTLGAASQPELAESPEDDSGEDEEP, from the coding sequence ATGACGGAAACTCACGGCCTCACCATCCACACCAGCATCGAACAGGAGATGCGCTCGTCGTTCATGGACTACGCCATGAGCGTCATCATCTCCCGCGCGCTGCCCAACGTGCGCGACGGGCTGAAGCCCGTGCATCGGCGGATCCTCTACGCCATGCACCAGCTCCGTAACTTCCACAATCAGCCCTACAAGAAGTCGGCCCGCGTGGTGGGCGACGTGATCGGTAAGTACCACCCGCACGGCGACGCGGCGGTCTACGACGCGCTCGTGCGCATGGCGCAGGACTTCTCGCTCCGCTACCCGCTGGTCGACGGGCAGGGGAACTTTGGCAGCATCGACGGCGACCCTCCGGCGGCCATGCGTTACACGGAGATCCGCATGGCGCGGATCGGCGCCGAGATGCTGGCCGACATCGAGATGGAGACGGTCGACTGGCAGCCCAACTACGACGACAAGGAGCTCGAGCCGGTCATCCTGCCGGCGCGGATCCCGAACCTCCTCGTCAACGGGGCGCAGGGGATCGCGGTGGGCATGGCCACCAACATCCCGCCGCACAACCTGAACGAGATCGTCGAGGCCACGGTGGCCTTGATCCGCAACCCGCGCATCACCACCGCCGAGCTGCTCCAGCTCGTCCCCGGCCCCGACTTCCCGACCTCGGCCTTCATCTACGGCCGCGCGGGCATCCTCTCGGCGTACGAGACGGGGCGCGGGCAGATCTGCATGCGCGCCCGCACCGAGGTGGAGGAGCACCCGAAGAGCAAGCGCCAGGCGATCATCGTGAGCGAGCTCCCCTATCAGGTGAACAAGGCGCGCCTGATGGAGAAGATCGCCGAGCTCGTGAAGGAGAAGCGCATCGACGGGATCTCGGACCTGCGCGACGAGTCCGACCGCGACGGGATCCGGGTGGTGGTGGAGCTGAAGCGCGACGCCGTCCCCGAGGTGGTGCTGAACCAGCTCTACAAGCAGACCCCCCTGCAAGAGACCTTCGGCGTGAACATGGTGGCCATCGTGGACGGCCGCCCCGCGCTGCTCTCGCTGAAGGAGCTCCTGAGGCAGTTCGTCGATCACCGACGGGACGTGGTGACCCGGCGGACGGTCTACCAGCTTCGCGAAGCCGAGAAGCGGGCCCACATCCTCGAGGGACTGCGCATCGCGCTCGACAACCTGGACGAGGTCATCGAGCTCATCCGTCGCGCGTCCTCGCCGGCGGAGGCGAAGAGCGGGCTGATCGAGCGCTTCGCCCTCTCGGAGGTGCAGGCGCAGGCCATCCTGGACATGCGGCTGCAGCGCCTCACCGGTCTCGAACGCGAGAAGATCCTCGAGGAGCTCCGCGAGGTGCTGGCGCAGATCGCCTACCTGCAAGACCTGCTCGCGGACACCGCCAAGCTGATGGAGGTGGTGGTCACCGAGCTCCAGGAGATCAAGGAAAAGTACGGCGACGCGCGCCGCACCGAGATCGTGGATGCTTCGGGGGAGATCAACCTCGAGGACATGATCGCCGAGGAGGCCACGGTCGTCACCGTGACCCACTCGGGGTACATCAAGCGCAACCCGATCAACGACTACCGGGCGCAGAAGCGCGGCGGCAAGGGGGTCACGGGGATGGCCACGCGCGACGAGGATTTCGTGCGCGAGCTCTTCGTGGCCAACACCCACGACCTGATCCTGATGTTCACCAACCAGGGGCGGGTCTACTACAAGAAGGTCTACGAGATCCCCGAGGCGGGACGCGCCGCGCGGGGGAAGGCCATCGTGAACCTGCTCGAGCTCAAGGACGGCGAGAACGTCCAGCAGATGCTCGCGGTGAAGGAGATCCGCGAGGGGCTCTTCGTGGTGATGGCCACGCGGCGCGGCCTGATCAAGAAGACCGACCTGCTCGAGTTCTCGAACATCCGCACCACGGGGATCATCGCCATCGAGCTCGAGGAGGGCGACGAGCTCACCGACGTCAAGCTCAGCGACGGGACGAAGCACATCCTCATCAACACGCGGCAGGGGATGTGCATCCGCTTCCCGGAGGAGCAGGTACGTCCGATGGGACGCGCCACGCGCGGCGTTCGGGGGATCACGCTCCGCGAGGACGACGCGATGGTGGGGATGGCGGTGCTCGATTCGGACAGCCAGGCCAGCGTGGTGACGGTCTGCGAGAACGGCTACGGCAAGCGTACCGCGGCGGCGGAGTTCGGCGAGCAGAACCGCGGCGGCATCGGGCTCATCGCCATCAAGACCACGGAGCGGAACGGCCTCGTGGTGGGCTCGAAGGTCGTGGAGGGTGACGACGAGCTGATGATGATCACCGGCGCCGGCAAGGTCATCCGTATGCGGGTGAAGGACATCTCGGTGATCGGTCGCAACACGCAGGGCGTCCGCCTGATCCGCCTCGACGAGAGCGAGCGCGTGGTCTCGGTGGAGCGGCTCGCGGAGACCGAGGAGCTCGGCGAGGAGCCGGGCAGCGGCGAGGGGGACAACGGACGAGGCAGCTCGCCCTCGCGGGAGGTCACGCTCGGGGCTGCGAGTCAGCCCGAGCTGGCGGAGAGCCCGGAGGACGACTCGGGAGAGGATGAGGAGCCATGA
- a CDS encoding response regulator — protein sequence MEYQLHEEAPRVLVVDDEKVIREILSDFLTMEGFLVRTVEDGQAALAELERRSYNLVISDLKMPNMGGLELLEQINQRSINVLTVIMTGFGTVETAIEAMKKGAYDYILKPFKVEEVVHIVQRGLDRQRLQLENIRLKEALSLYKLSEAISQSLSIDNIFELITDAVLEELQADVVTLLLADEHDPSKFSERVRRCCGTADQEDLVGELNLEEVTGCYTQDLPLLAHGAKAHRFFKRTPRSQRLVSFCSIPLTVSNRVLGMLNAYSYNRGNKFTEGQRKMVSILCSRAAVSIENARLYLNLLKSNKELEAANQSLAENFRQTIVGFANALEESDRYTRGHSERVSVYARMIAEAMGLPARQVDAVILSAQVHDIGKIGIPTEKLNKPGKLTPEEIAIFRTHPEKGKRILEPVPFLRELIPGAYCHHEAFDGTGYPQGLGGDEIPILGRIIAVADAFDAMTSDRAYRKALPYRVALDELRRCAGTQFDPHVTAVFLDEMERRHPTAEENLEAVISAMAAAAAL from the coding sequence ATGGAGTACCAGCTCCACGAGGAAGCGCCTCGCGTCCTCGTCGTCGATGACGAGAAAGTCATCCGAGAGATCCTGAGCGACTTCCTCACCATGGAAGGGTTCCTGGTCCGCACGGTGGAGGATGGGCAGGCGGCGCTCGCGGAGCTGGAACGACGCTCGTACAACCTGGTGATCAGCGACCTCAAGATGCCCAACATGGGCGGTCTCGAGCTGCTCGAACAGATCAACCAGCGCAGCATCAACGTCCTCACGGTGATCATGACCGGCTTCGGCACGGTCGAGACCGCCATCGAGGCGATGAAGAAGGGGGCCTACGACTACATCCTCAAGCCGTTCAAGGTCGAAGAGGTCGTGCACATCGTCCAGCGCGGCCTCGACCGGCAACGGCTCCAGCTCGAGAACATCCGCCTGAAGGAGGCGCTGAGCCTCTACAAGCTCTCCGAGGCGATCAGCCAGAGCCTGAGCATCGACAACATCTTCGAGCTCATCACCGACGCGGTGCTCGAGGAGCTCCAGGCCGACGTGGTGACGCTGCTCCTCGCCGACGAGCACGACCCATCGAAGTTCAGCGAACGGGTACGGCGCTGCTGCGGGACGGCAGACCAGGAGGATCTCGTCGGCGAGCTGAACCTCGAGGAGGTCACCGGCTGCTACACGCAGGACCTGCCGCTCCTCGCCCACGGGGCCAAGGCGCACCGCTTCTTCAAGCGCACGCCGCGGTCGCAGCGGCTCGTTTCGTTCTGCTCGATCCCGCTCACGGTTTCGAACCGCGTCCTCGGCATGCTGAACGCCTACTCGTACAACCGGGGCAACAAGTTCACCGAGGGGCAGCGGAAGATGGTCTCCATCCTCTGCAGTCGCGCGGCGGTGAGCATCGAGAACGCACGCCTCTACCTGAACCTGCTCAAGTCGAACAAGGAGCTCGAGGCGGCGAATCAGAGCCTCGCCGAGAACTTCCGACAGACGATCGTCGGCTTCGCGAACGCGCTCGAGGAGAGCGACCGGTACACGCGCGGCCACTCCGAACGCGTGTCGGTCTACGCCCGTATGATCGCCGAGGCCATGGGGCTTCCGGCGCGACAGGTGGACGCGGTCATTCTCTCGGCGCAGGTGCATGACATCGGCAAGATCGGCATCCCCACCGAGAAGCTGAACAAGCCCGGCAAGCTCACCCCCGAGGAGATCGCGATCTTCCGCACGCACCCCGAGAAGGGGAAGCGCATCCTCGAGCCGGTCCCCTTCTTGCGGGAGCTGATCCCCGGGGCCTACTGCCACCACGAGGCCTTCGACGGCACGGGGTACCCGCAGGGGCTCGGCGGCGACGAGATCCCGATCCTCGGGCGGATCATCGCCGTGGCCGACGCCTTCGACGCCATGACCTCCGACCGCGCCTACCGCAAGGCCCTGCCCTACCGCGTGGCGCTCGACGAGCTCCGTCGCTGCGCGGGGACGCAGTTCGACCCGCACGTCACGGCGGTCTTCCTCGACGAGATGGAGCGACGGCACCCGACCGCCGAGGAGAACCTCGAGGCGGTGATCTCCGCCATGGCCGCTGCCGCGGCTCTTTAG